The following DNA comes from Deltaproteobacteria bacterium.
ACCTCGACGAGGCCGAGCGGCCCATCTCCGGGTTCCGCACGTTCGGCGACTTCTTCACGCGCAGGCTCCGTCCCGGCTCGCGGCCCGTGGCGCCCGGTGACGACGTCGTGGTCTCGCCCGTGGACGGCGTGGTGAGCGAGTGCGGCCTCTCGACCGAGGGCCGGCTGCTGCAGGCGAAGGGCATGGACTACACGCTCGCGGCGCTGCTCGGGGATCCCGAGCGGGCCGAGGTCTTCGCCGGCGGCCCCTGGTGCACGATCTACCTGGCCCCGCGCGACTACCACCGCATCCACGCGCCGCTCGGCGGCACCATCACCGGGTACGCGTACGTGCCGGGCAAGTTCTGGCCGGTGAACCCCTCGTCGGTGCGCACCGTGCCGAATCTCTTCGCTGCCAACGAGCGGCTGGTGAGCTTCCTCTCGACGCCGCTGGGGCAGGTGGCGGTGGTGAAGGTCGGCGCCACGTGCGTGGGCCGCATCCGCGCGACGTATGACGACGTGGTCACCCACCGCGGCGACCGCGCCCGCGAGAAGCGCTACGCCGCGCCCATGCCCGTGGAGAAGGGCGGCGAGCTGGGCGTGTTCGAGATGGGCTCCACCGTCATCCTCTGCTTCGAGCCGGGCAAGGTGAAGCTCGACGCGAGCGTCCAGCCGGGCGCGGTCTTGCGCATGGGCCAGGCCATCGGCGGGGCGGCATGAAGCACGCGCTCGCGATCAGCGTTGCCGTGCTTGCGCTGGCGGGGTGCGACGGCAGTCCACCGCCTGGACGCCAGGTGTCGGTCTCGGCCACGGGCATGACCTACGAGGCCCAGCCCCAGAGCTTCGACGGCACCGACAAGCTCACCTGGGACGTCGACGTCGAGTCGGCCTACGTGCGCTACGACGGCACCGCGCTCACCCAGGGCACGGTGCAGGTGACCTTCCTCGACGCCGCCGGGGCAGTCGTCCTCCACACGTCGATCGCCGCCGGACCCGCGCCCGCGAGCGGCCCCACCAACCAGGGCAAGCCCGGCCCGTGGACGGTGCGCCTCGACTACAGCAATGCCTCGGGAACCGTGGCCTTCAGCGCCGCGCCCGCACACTGAGCGGGCCCCGTCGGACCGGCGCGCATCGCCATCGGCAACCGTGTTCGGTTGCGATAGGCTGTGGCCACTTCATCGCGCGTCGCGCGAGCGGTTCGAGGGAGCACGCATGAACTGGGTCATTCTGGCAGCGGCGGTCTCGGCGGCTTCGCCTGCGCCGGCGCCCAAGGCCGATGCCAAGGCTGACGCCAAGGTCGCTGCCGCGGCGCCCGACGCCCACGCGCCCGCAGCCGCCGAGCCTGCGGCCGATGTCGATCCGGATCTCCCCAAGGCCGGCGACGCGGT
Coding sequences within:
- the psd gene encoding phosphatidylserine decarboxylase (Phosphatidylserine decarboxylase is synthesized as a single chain precursor. Generation of the pyruvoyl active site from a Ser is coupled to cleavage of a Gly-Ser bond between the larger (beta) and smaller (alpha chains). It is an integral membrane protein.); the encoded protein is MNDRTFITLMKLVPKASLSRLVGVATRLPAPPVLHQAAAQLFARAYRVDLDEAERPISGFRTFGDFFTRRLRPGSRPVAPGDDVVVSPVDGVVSECGLSTEGRLLQAKGMDYTLAALLGDPERAEVFAGGPWCTIYLAPRDYHRIHAPLGGTITGYAYVPGKFWPVNPSSVRTVPNLFAANERLVSFLSTPLGQVAVVKVGATCVGRIRATYDDVVTHRGDRAREKRYAAPMPVEKGGELGVFEMGSTVILCFEPGKVKLDASVQPGAVLRMGQAIGGAA